Part of the Miscanthus floridulus cultivar M001 unplaced genomic scaffold, ASM1932011v1 fs_844_1_2, whole genome shotgun sequence genome, ACGTCGcgaccctgttcatcactggcgccatacATGGGCGTCGTCAACCCGTCGTTGCGCTCCATTCCGTCCCGACAGGCGGCATGGTTAGCAGATACCAAAGTCGGAAGTCGTACggggattaggtagcatagcACCGGCACGTCCGACACTATTGGCGATGTGAGTCCTCAGGTATGACCCGTCGTGGCCGTAGGTCACGTCAAGACGCGTCTACTCCCTttctggtgtcagaagtttgaccctaggttcgtactcttagacccgtagtggttggcggcggtacggacccccgtcgggcgaggcggaatccccgttcgaggggtctggcgaggcgaagtccgcgcccaaggggtcgggcgaggcggagcccgcacccTCGGGGTCAAGCGTGACAGAGCCcgcgccctcagggtcgggcgagacggagcccgcgccctcggggtcagacgtgacggagcccgcgcccgaggggtctggcgagatgGAGCACGCGCCCTCGGGATTGGGAGAGACGGGGCCCGCGCCCTCACGTCAGGCGTGACGGAGCCTGCGTCCTCTGTGTCGGGCGACACGGAGCCCGTAccttcggggtcgggcgagaccaaaatacgctcttgaccatccaGGCGAATTAGCATTCGTGGCCATCAGCTTTGTTCTTtcaggtatccctaatactgatatcCAATAAATTGTGTTTGTATATACATTATTGCTATGATCATGCCCACCCTTTCCCACCAAACATCATTTTTTTTACGAAGCAAGACGGTGTGAATCCCTACCGGAAATTTATTAAAAAGGGAAAGTACGCAAATACAAGGTATAAGAAACAAAAAGGTTGTGACAGTGCAATTGAGTCTGTATATACATTATTGTTATGATCATGCCCACCCTTCCCTCGAAACGTCATTTTTTTTACGAAACAGGAGGGGTGTGAATCCCTACTGAAATTTTTTATAAAGGAAAAGTACTCAAATACAAGGCTCAAGAAACAAAAAGGttacaaaagaaaataaaaagaattcCACAAAGACATCTAGCCATAAATCTATCCGGGGATGATAACTTGCTTTTGCTCATAGAATAACTAGAAGCAAACTTTTGCTCGAAGACACCCTTACAACGTTGCATGGAATGCTGAAGGCTGTTGAAAATATTACATATTGTGCAAATAGCCTAGCACATTGTGATGATAATCTTTATGAAGAAAGGGAGCTGAAGCTGATCTTTGAAGCTCACTAGGACATCAAAGGGGTCACTGGTGTTAGGTACTAAAAAAATTGCGTACGGACCGTCCTTATACGATCCTGTAGAGTAAACCAACAAGCTGCGGCAGAAGGGCAGTCCAACAACAATAATCGTTCACTCCAAAAAAATAATCGTTCACTCCAAATACGTACTTTATGAGAAGGCCGTGCTTGCTGCCTATTAGGAGCTGGACACCACGGCTATGTTGTGTGTTTCTTGGTTGTGATCAACTGATCATGACATTTTCGTGAGCCATTATGCGCTCCTAAATTCAGGTGGTGGCGTACCCCCACGATTCACTCAAACCTGATATGTTCCCTGCCCCTGTCAAACTAAACACCGCTAGAGCCTGCATCATCCAGCCGCGACGATCCACGTGACCCCGCATCCCGCGCTGCAAAATTTGCTGCCTCTGCCATACGGAAAAAAAAAATGCCCGCACATATATATGTACGTGTGCTCGTCGCATTCAAGAACATGATCAGTGATCGCGTGCGCCACCCATGCAGGCCGTCGCCCTGCCCACGATGGAGTCGGAGCTGAGGGCTCTCGCGTGGGCGACGCTGCTCACCCCGGCATGCGCGGTGTACGCGCGGTTCACCGCTCGCTGCCTTCGCCCGGGCATCCCGCGCCTGGCCGCGCTCCTCCCGACATTCCCAGTGTTCGTGTACATGCCCTGCATGTTCAGCTCCCTCCACCTGCGCCTCTTCTCCACCTTCTTCCACACCTGGCTGGCCACCAATAAGCTCGTCCTCCTCGCGCTCGACCTCGGCCCGCTCCACCCACGCCTCCCGCTCCTGCCGTTCGTCCTCTGCGCCGGCCTCCCCATCAAGGTCCGTCTCCGGCAGAGCCAGCAGCAGCCTACTAAGAAtcagccgccgtcgtcgtcgtcgccgccgccgcccggcgccGAGTTCTTGAGGCCCTGCGCCCGCAGCGTCTTGCTCCTCAGCTGCCTCACCGTGGCGTACCCCTACACGGGGTGGCTCCCGCTCTACGCGCTCCACTATCTCTACTGCATCCAGATCTTCCTCACGCTCGACCTCGTGTTCTCCTGTGTCATGCTAGTCTCCGCGGCACTCATGGGCGGCGAGAGCCTGGAGAGACAGTTCAACACGCCGCTCGCCGTCACCTCGTTGAACGGCTTCTGGGGCCGACAGTGGAACCTGATGGCCGTCGACCTCCTCCGCGAGTCGGCGTACGAGCCCGTGCGCGCTAGGTGGGGCCGGGACGTCGGCGTGCTGGCCGCGTTCCTAATGTCGGGCCTGCTCCACGAACTCCTGTACTGGTACCTGACGCTGCAGCAGCCCAGAGGTGAGATGCTGCTCTTCTTCATGTTCCACGCCGCGTTCCAGATCGCTGAGCGATGGGCCAGGGCGGCTGGGCTGTGGCGGCCGCCCAAAGCGGTGGCGTACCTTCTTGTCACGGCCTTCATGGTGGTCACCATACCGGAGAtgttcttcgggccatttgtgAGAGCCGGCACTGACGTGCGCTTGAAGGAGGAAACCATGGCGATGGTGGAACTGATTTGGGGTGCCAGGAAGTATCTACTCCGTCCGTTTAGGGTGGCTTCAAGCTAGAGGCGGGTAGGCGGGGTATGTTTGATATATTGCAGAGCATCAATTCATGAATGAGCACTTGTATATATGAATAATATATTACTATGTGAGATCTTTTATCAAATAATACGAAACAAGATTAAAGAGAGACAAAAGTTGAGCTAGCTCAGTTGGCTGAGGGCATGCAAGAAGTGAATTTGGGTGTATTTTCGTCTTCCTATAAGTTGCTCTAGTTTTATGATAAAATAAAAGACATGATTTTTAAGACTTCAACTTTAACATCAATTAAGAGTGAGCATAACTTAAACTCAGCCTAAGTTGGTCTAGTTTCTAAGATTGAACTAGAAGATACCCCGCGCATTGCTGCGGGATTGTAAAGAATTTGTAACCAAATTAATTGGAGATGATGACATATAGCTTGCAATTAACAAATTGGAAATTAGTGGGATCACATGGTTGTTAGTGGAACATGATGTGGATGGCTTACATGCTGAGATAGACTTGTAGTGGGGATTagttttataagagatatagataaaAGACATGATTTTAAGGCTTCAACTTTAACACCAAGTAAGGTTTAGCATAACTCAAACTTAACTACAGGAACATTATTTGTTCTTTCATGGGTGTTTGTCTTGCATACTTTAGTATTACCTTAGCAATAACTCCTCTGAGTAAatgatatactccctccgtacctAGAAAACAAGACGTCCTGGGCTTTGATTCAGTTTTCGCAAAGCACGTCGTTGTGGCCGTAAGGCTACGTAATCGGACGCGTTTGCCCCCTGGTATTAATTGATTTAGCTGCCGGTCCAACCGCCCACATTAATCGCGTGCAGCGCATGCACATGTGCATGCTCGCAGCTCGCCCGCTTCGTTCACCCATCGCCTTCACTCGCCTTCCTTAATCGCGCACACGCTCGCCGCTCGCTTCGTCTCCACTTGCACGCTCACACACGCTCGCCGCTCACACACACACGCCTCTCTTCCTCGCCGTCTGGCTGTAGTTAGGGTTCAGAGCTCGGTCGCGCCATGGAGTACGTCAAGTCGCTAGAGTCTGTCGAGGTGCCGGACTCCGTCGACGCGCTGGACACCGTCAAGGGGCTAGAATCAGAGATGGCGCTGGACTCCGTCAAGGTGGTGTCGGAGGCCGTCGAGGTGGTGTCGGACTCCATCGAGGTGGTGCAGTGTCCTCCGCTGCGGCACGTTCCAAGCTGGCGGCGTTTTCGGAGAAGTCTGCTTCCAAGCTCGCCGACGTGCTCGCAGGTGTGCCCGTTGTGGCCTTTTACATGAAGACTACGACCTCCCAGCAAGGTTTTTGCATAACATGAAAAAGTTTGATTGTGAGTTCTTCATTCCTGATGTAGAGAAACTTCAAATGGATGGTGACACAATACTTCTTCCTGAGCACATTATCAAGAAGTTGGAAGATGCAAAGATGAAGCAAGATGCACAGAAAGAACAGTAAGGTACATGTCTCACTCAGTCCTTGCTTCGGCTAGCATGCTGCAAAGACTAACATGCTTGCATCTTCTAATATTCTACTTCTAATTTGCTGCAGGTAGACTAGCAATGCATTCAGCAAGCAAGGAAGCTTCACATTAGATTTGCAATGGCAGCCGATCTTCTCTCTCTAGTTTTTTCTTTTTGCATGTGAGGAATCTTGAACTTGTTGCATCCTTTAACCTTCATGGCTTCCTTTAAAACACTTGAAGTGTTACAAAATCATGTTTGCTTTCCATGGAGAGTACTCTAAGAATGCCTACAAAACATTAGTTCAAGAAATTAATCAATGAATGGACACTATTGTATGAATGCCTTTAAAACATGTGTGAACAATTTACCTGTTGGACGGCTGAACTAGATCTTTTATTGTTTTTTGCATCCTTCTTGTATTGAATAGCTTGAATAGCTCGAAAAAACCCAAGTCTAAAATATTGGAATCTAGAGAATTGGGTGGTTGACAATGAGGGCAAATGTCAAACCTTCTTGCTTGGGCGGCCTCACAAAAAATAGGATCATCCACTTTTAAATGGGAAGGTGCATTATCTTGTTGTATTGAAAATTGGCTTGTTCACATCTTCCCTTGGCCATTTGGCTCGAATAGCAGGCAGCACATTGTTTACCATGAAATCCCCTCATCACATCTCTTGTGATGAAGTTATTGGCTTGATTACTTGTTCTCCACGTAGATGATTATGACTTCTTCTAACAGCATGTTCATAAGTGACAAGTGGAAAACAACCAATTTTCCCATAAAAACACACTCTCTGTTCCTAAACCTTGGTCGAGCAcaaacacacaagaacatgagCCTAGGGATGTAATTCTTGTTCTTACAAGTACGATGCGGTTCATCTTCCTCGGGTagcaaataatattttttagatttttgagagaggtagaaccatttttcatcaatgaacacaaagtcaaaaaaatcctTAAACCTTGGATCATCAACCAAACCCTACTCAATCATATCAACACACCACTTCAACCTAGTCTTCTTGTTAGCATCTATGAGATATTGGtttgatgctactagagtggCGCCTAAGTAAACCTTTTTCAAATACCTTTGTATCTTAGATTTGCTCATACCAAGTTTACTAGACACATCTTCTATACCNNNNNNNNNNNNNNNNNNNNNNNNNNNNNNNNNNNNNNNNNNNNNNNNNNNNNNNNNNNNNNNNNNNNNNNNNNNNNNNNNNNNNNNNNNNNNNNNNNNNNNNNNNNNNNNNNNNNNNNNNNNNNNNNNNNNNNNNNNNNNNNNNNNNNNNNNNNNNNNNNNNNNNNNNNNNNNNNNNNNNNNNNNNNNNNNNNNNNNNNNNNNNNNNNNNNNNNNNNNNNNNNNNNNNNNNNNNNNNNNNNNNNNNNNNNNNNNNNNNNNNNNNNNNNNNNNNNNNNNNNNNNNNNNNNNNNNNNNNNNNNNNNNNNNNNNNNNNNNNNNNNNNNNNNNNNNNNNNNNNNNNNNNNNNNNNNNNNNNNNNNNNNNNNNNNNNNNNNNNNNNNNNNNNNNNNNNNNNNNNNNNNNNNNNNNNNNNNNNNNNNNNNNNNNNNNNNNNNNNNNNNNNNNNNNNNNNNNNNNNNNNNNNNNNNNNNNNNNNNNNNNNNNNNNNNNNNNNNNNNNNNNNNNNNNNNNNNNNNNNNNNNNNNNNNNNNNNNNNNNNNNNNNNNNNNNNNNNNNNNNNNNNNNNNNNNNNNNNNNNNNNNNNNNNNNNNNNNNNNNNNNNNNNNNNNNNNNNNNNNNNNNNNNNNNNNNNNNNNNNNNNNNNNNNNNNNNNNNNNNNNNNNNNNNNNNNNNNNNNNNNNNNNNNNNNNNNNNNNNNNNNNNNNNNNNNNNNNNNNNNNNNNNNNNNNNNNNNNNNNNNNNNNNNNNNNNNNNNNNNNNNNNNNNNNNNNNNNNNNNNNNNNNNNNNNNNNNNNNNNNNNNNNNNNNNNNNNNNNNNNNNNNNNNNNNNNNNNNNNNNNNNNNNNNNNNNNNNNNNNNNNNNNNNNNNNNNNNNNNNNNNNNNNNNNNNNNNNNNNNNNNNNNNNNNNNNNNNNNNNNNNNNNNNNNNNNNNNNNNNNNNNNNNNNNNNNNNNNNNNNNNNNNNNNNNNNNNNNNNNNNNNNNNNNNNNNNNNNNNNNNNNNNNNNNNNNNNNNNNNNNNNNNNNNNNNNNNNNNNNNNNNNNNNNNNNNNNNNNNNNNNNNNNNNNNNNNNNNNNNNNNNNNNNNNNNNNNNNNNNNNNNNNNNNNNNNNNNNNNNNNNNNNNNNNNNNNNNNNNNNNNNNNNNNNNNNNNNNNNNNNNNNNNNNNNNNNNNNNNNNNNNNNNNNNNNNNNNNNNNNNNNNNNNNNNNNNNNNNNNNNNNNNNNNNNNNNNNNNNNNNNNNNNNNNNNNNNNNNNNNNNNNNNNNNNNNNNNNNNNNNNNNNNNNNNNNNNNNNNNNNNNNNNNNNNNNNNNNNNNNNNNNNNNNNNNNNNNNNNNNNNNNNNNNNNNNNNNNNNNNNNNNNNNNNNNNNNNNNNNNNNNNNNNNNNNNNNNNNNNNNNNNNNNNNNNNNNNNNNNNNNNNNNNNNNNNNNNNNNNNNNNNNNNNNNNNNNNNNNNNNNNNNNNNNNNNNNNNNNNNNNNNNNNNNNNNNNNNNNNNNNNNNNNNNNNNNNNNNNNNNNNNNNNNNNNNNNNNNNNNNNNNNNNNNNNNNNNNNNNNNNNNNNNNNNNNNNNNNNNNNNNNNNNNNNNNNNNNNNNNNNNNNNNNNNNNNNNNNNNNNNNNNNNNNNNNNNNNNNNNNNNNNNNNNNNNNNNNNNNNNNNNNNNNNNNNNNNNNNNNNNNNNNNNNNNNNNNNNNNNNNNNNNNNNNNNNNNNNNNNNNNNNNNNNNNNNNNNNNNNNNNNNNNNNNNNNNNNNNNNNNNNNNNNNNNNNNNNNNNNNNNNNNNNNNNNNNNNNNNNNNNNNNNNNNNNNNNNNNNNNNNNNNNNNNNNNNNNNNNNNNNNNNNNNNNNNNNNNNNNNNNNNNNNNNNNNNNNNNNNNNNNNNNNNNNNNNNNNNNNNNNNNNNNNNNNNNNNNNNNNNNNNNNNNNNNNNNNNNNNNNNNNNNNNNNNNNNNNNNNNNNNNNNNNNNNNNNNNNNNNNNNNNNNNNNNNNNNNNNNNNNNNNNNNNNNNNNNNNNNNNNNNNNNNNNNNNNNNNNNNNNNNNNNNNNNNNNNNNNNNNNNNNNNNNNNNNNNNNNNNNNNNNNNNNNNNNNNNNNNNNNNNNNNNNNNNNNNNNNNNNNNNNNNNNNNNNNNNNNNNNNNNNNNNNNNNNNNNNNNNNNNNNNNNNNNNNNNNNNNNNNNNNNNNNNNNNNNNNNNNNNNNNNNNNNNNNNNNNNNNNNNNNNNNNNNNNNNNNNNNNNNNNNNNNNNNNNNNNNNNNNNNNNNNNNNNNNNNNNNNNNNNNNNNNNNNNNNNNNNNNNNNNNNNNNNNNNNNNNNNNNNNNNNNNNNNNNNNNNNNNNNNNNNNNNNNNNNNNNNNNNNNNNNNNNNNNNNNNNNNNNNNNNNNNNNNNNNNNNNNNNNNNNNNNNNNNNNNNNNNNNNNNNNNNNNNNNNNNNNNNNNNNNNNNNNNNNNNNNNNNNNNNNNNNNNNNNNNNNNNNNNNNNNNNNNNNNNNNNNNNNNNNNNNNNNNNNNNNNNNNNNNNNNNNNNNNNNNNNNNNNNNNNNNNNNNNNNNNNNNNNNNNNNNNNNNNNNNNNNNNNNNNNNNNNNNNNNNNNNNNNNNNNNNNNNNNNNNNNNNNNNNNNNNNNNNNNNNNNNNNNNNNNNNNNNNNNNNNNNNNNNNNNNNNNNNNNNNNNNNNNNNNNNNNNNNNNNNNNNNNNNNNNNNNNNNNNNNNNNNNNNNNNNNNNNNNNNNNNNNNNNNNNNNNNNNNNNNNNNNNNNNNNNNNNNNNNNNNNNNNNNNNNNNNNNNNNNNNNNNNNNNNNNNNNNNNNNNNNNNNNNNNNNNNNNNNNNNNNNNNNNNNNNNNNNNNNNNNNNNNNNNNNNNNNNNNNNNNNNNNNNNNNNNNNNNNNNNNNNNNNNNNNNNNNNNNNNNNNNNNNNNNNNNNNNNNNNNNNNNNNNNNNNNNNNNNNNNNNNNNNNNNNNNNNNNNNNNNNNNNNNNNNNNNNNNNNNNNNNNNNNNNNNNNNNNNNNNNNNNNNNNNNNNNNNNNNNNNNNNNNNNNNNNNNNNNNNNNNNNNNNNNNNNNNNNNNNNNNNNNNNNNNNNNNNNNNNNNNNNNNNNNNNNNNNNNNNNNNNNNNNNNNNNNNNNNNNNNNNNNNNNNNNNNNNNNNNNNNNNNNNNNNNNNNNNNNNNNNNNNNNNNNNNNNNNNNNNNNNNNNNNNNNNNNNNNNNNNNNNNNNNNNNNNNNNNNNNNNNNNNNNNNNNNNNNNNNNNNNNNNNNNNNNNNNNNNNNNNNNNNNNNNNNNNNNNNNNNNNNNNNNNNNNNNNNNNNNNNNNNNNNNNNNNNNNNNNNNNNNNNNNNNNNNNNNNNNNNNNNNNNNNNNNNNNNNNNNNNNNNNNNNNNNNNNNNNNNNNNNNNNNNNNNNNNNNNNNNNNNNNNNNNNNNNNNNNNNNNNNNNNNNNNNNNNNNNNNNNNNNNNNNNNNNNNNNNNNNNNNNNNNNNNNNNNNNNNNNNNNNNNNNNNNNNNNNNNNNNNNNNNNNNNNNNNNNNNNNNNNN contains:
- the LOC136533294 gene encoding probable long-chain-alcohol O-fatty-acyltransferase 5, encoding MQAVALPTMESELRALAWATLLTPACAVYARFTARCLRPGIPRLAALLPTFPVFVYMPCMFSSLHLRLFSTFFHTWLATNKLVLLALDLGPLHPRLPLLPFVLCAGLPIKVRLRQSQQQPTKNQPPSSSSPPPPGAEFLRPCARSVLLLSCLTVAYPYTGWLPLYALHYLYCIQIFLTLDLVFSCVMLVSAALMGGESLERQFNTPLAVTSLNGFWGRQWNLMAVDLLRESAYEPVRARWGRDVGVLAAFLMSGLLHELLYWYLTLQQPRGEMLLFFMFHAAFQIAERWARAAGLWRPPKAVAYLLVTAFMVVTIPEMFFGPFVRAGTDVRLKEETMAMVELIWGARKYLLRPFRVASS